TACCTTAATGCCATGGATAAGGAGATTTCCTTCGGACTGAACAAGAACATGTTACGTGGAGCGACAAACTGAAAGAGAAATTCCGTCTCCTCACCTTGAGACAATGAATTGTAGCCATGCTTGTagtaacattttttaaataaatcactatcataatttctcattaaaactatttaaataagGTCATACAAATACGTTGTCCTCGCAGTTTCTAGGcctattaaaatacattttacgttCGAGTCTTCTAGTAGCTCGCGGATTAAAGCCCATTGTTACTGTGTAGCCAAGACCGCACGCATGACAGCCTTTGCATGCAGCAGAAGATGACGTCAGTGATTACAAACCATAAATCGCTTTCGTTTGGGAAAGCAAAACAATGTATCGCTTTCTTAAACGAAATGTTTTCATCACTGACATTTCGTCATCTACACCGAGAGCAAATTAGGTAAAATAGTCACGTCACTTTTTCACAAATCTGGATCTAATGATGTGCCTGGTGTAATGTAATGATGTAACTCTTTAGTGTACATTCTCATATGGTTTAGAAAATAACTTCTATTTTCATGTATGTATCAcacaatttaatagtttatttaatataatagaCCCTcagaaaattatttattaaatgttatcCTAAAGATATAAATATTATCTTCaatgaaaaactattttacaATTGAGACTACATCATTTAATTAAATCAGATATCCAAGGGGCGAACTCACGGATTTCcatgtaaataatataattttcctGACTTTTAGTTATGTTTTGCTATGCAATTTTATTATCAAATACCAATTATTTTACCAAAGTGATCAGCTCCCGCTAATGAATCCGCAACACAAACGCAATCTTTAACCTTTATCCACAGGCATGTCTCCTATTCTGCTTGAGTGAGACGAATATTACTAAACAATGTGTTAAAATAGAATGCTTAAATTGATTAGTAGATTCAGATATTGTTGTAGTGGGAATTTGCGGAACCTACAGGTGACCTGCTGCTTAGTTCAGGTAGCCTACTGAGGTAGGAAAGCGCAAGTTCGCCGGGAGTTCCACAATTCATTTTCAGAACACCTTGTGTTTATATGGAGACACAGGTGGAATCTCACGGCAGTGCTCAAGAATTCGAGAAAAGGATCGATCAGAAGATAGACTTGATCTGTAACTTCTTATAATGTATTCAATCAGACTTTGTATGAGTTTGGTCCTGATGATATGCAGCTGTAATGAAACCATGGGATGCACATGGATGAGGACACAACCTAAGTCGTTGAGCATGTTCAAAAGTTTCATCAGCAAATCCATAACGGTGCTACAGGAAAAAGTATGTTTGTGAATTTgtttctctcatattttcatgttctgctatgtttaatttaaattgtCTTACGTATACAGTAATATGAAtactatatattttaaaaaaatgtatcatctCAGGATGACGGTGAACCTCTGATCTCGTTGCCCAATAAGCTATACAGACAATTTGATGATTTAAAGGTAagaaaaataaaccaattaacaCCTTTATATATCCAGTTCACATGAAAGCGTCAACCACGTAGCCAATACTAACACAATCACTTTCCTTCTAGGCAGACGACCAGATTGTCTTCATTTCGCGAACTCTGAAAGCTATAATGCATTTGTACAGCAGTGGTAAATATGAGTCCACCTTGGAAACAGAAAGAATCGATACGTTTATCCATTACCTCAGTCGTCAGACCATGGAGCTGGATCAATGCGTAAGTCTGTGATTTATGATTTTTGCTTCTTAATTTTAGTGCCATAAAGCAAACTTCATCCTAAATTAGTCATCATATTATCATAATACAacgtattttatgttttgtttcaacAGATAAAGGCTATGAATCCTACATTATCAAAGTCTGTTAAAAGAGCGAACAAAAAGATgaacagtcactttaaattcCTTAAGAATTACTTGAAAGGCGAGGTAAGTTGGCCAATTCCTTTTATAAAGACTCACCAAATCGCAATATAGTCGATAGTATGTTCTgatacatgtttattttaactTAACGTGTGTTAATAATTGCAGGAATTCAACGGAAAAGCCTGGATAGAAATAAAGAGAGTGGTGCTCGCACACCTGCGAAGAATTGTCTTAACATGAAGTACTAGCCAATTGAGCGCCTTTGGAAAGATTTATTTACAAATCAATTTGATTTACACATTATTCATttataaagtatttatttattttagtatgtgtgtgttggccgGATTTCATACCAAATAATGTATTCATATAGGAGATATTTCTGTATGTAGAACGAAATGGAGcacatttttttaatctatgTTTCTAAGTTATTGCAGAACTTGGGCTACTGTTGTAATAATGTGACctgatattaaatgtttgtaattgtatcaattaaacatttgtatgaaaataaataaatgtaatatgtagATACGACTAATAAAATTGTTATAGATTTGTACTGATAATATCAGACACTTTACAATTCATGTAGACCTAGGAAATACCCTGAATAAGATATGGGAaggtaattatttttaaatcatgtccGGGAGAGGTTTTCGATTTATCTAGGGAGGGGGAGGGCCATGTGATTTGAAAACTACGAAATACCAATATTTCATGGCGTTTTATTATGAGTTGCTTATTATTTCAATGCTTTCCTGGTCCTGTATTTAACTCCTGTTGGCCAGGAAAGGCTGTCCACTTTAGGCAAGCCAAGGCTTGatcaggggccgtattcacaaataATTGTATCTTACCGCTAAGAGGCCTCACAAAGAGCAATACAAGTTCTAGCTATAGTTCTTTTAAGGggttcctcttaaaacctattcgcAAAGGTGCTCTGACCAACTTTTATTAAGGAATGGAGAGAAATGGCGGGGATGACCCTGTTATTGCTATAGATTATGTAGTGTTCCACGAACAacaggggcctgttgcacaaaagtagaataaaaaaatccaggataactgaaaaagcgcagATTGATTTAGCGTGatccgctcatcgcggcttaatcggttgcacgtttgccgagccaggatgagaaggtgaagctatgtcaagccaggtgtagatagtAGATAGTCGGGATAAGTGCACGTTCACGACTTTCTTAAATAGACCACGTAGTCGAGCACAGATTTACTGATGCGAGAAGGCGATGGAGAAGACTCGTGCGGTATATTTTTCACCCGCTGTGCAGCAActaattatggaaagttatgaggaggtaaatcatataatatgcagaaaaggaaatacggcGGCTGTTATTAAACAGATAGAAAAAGCCTGGCAGACAATTGAGGACCGACTGAATGCGTAAGGATTTTAAAATATCTACTTTCTAGCAAAGTTGTACActctgttttaattgcttttaatatgcttgttttacAAATTCTATTTAATATGGCAGGGGGAAGGGGCTGCTGCAGCTGATGATGAGGAAACTGTCACTGGACTCCAGAAGGCCTGAGGTATCATGTGAATCTTATGGAAATGCATATTTAGCCCAgtttcagtgctgtatctcgttgtgtgctaaatgtgctggttgtactgtaaagtgtctttgagtagcctaacatgtaaagcacaatataaataacattttattatttagccTACCTTGTCATAAAAGTGAGCAGAGGGAATTCATGTTCCTCGGGAAGTTTACCCTAAAGACTAGGATCAATttcaaaccctaaatcacaatGCGAGAATatgttttacaaccatgtgcacaaatctcTAGAAGCCATGTCTAATTCTAAATATCTTcctacaattaatgttcatacagaacaaatgtgactgggcaaaaaagaacctggcaacAATGCAAGATCcaatataaacattttgcaGGCTGGTAAGTGTCTTAAATCTTAAGTGTGCAAATGGTATGTAGAAATTACTTACAAGATACCTGCTCACATATTTTATCTAAACAGATTTTAGCAGTTAATAAGACTaatttggggggaggggggcaccAGCTCCAGACTTCACCTCAGCTGAGGAAATGGCCCTTGATTTAAACCAAGGAAGGCCTGTGATGGAAGGGATTCAGGGTGGGACAGCTACAGGCTCTGTTCCACCTGCAGAAACTGCCCTCTTCATACAAGCTACATTTTCCAGTACTGCACATCAAACACAATCAACCATTTATGGGCATATGTGGATTGTCTGACCTTGGTGTGTCTTGCAGTGTCCGGCGACACAGTCACTCTCCTGCCACCAGACGATGATCCAGTgagtattatttattaaaagcatATGGCTTGGCACATCCTGTCAGTTCAAATTCTATTTAATATGGCAGGGGGAAGGGGCTTCTGCGGCATGGGAAGGGGCTGCTGcagctgatgatgatgatgagactGTCACTGGACTCCAAAAGGCCTGAGGTGTCATGTGAATCTTATGGAAATGCATATTTAGCCCATAATGGATGAGAAGTCAGTGATGAAGCACtcagaaatgtatgtatgtaacaggatccagacgcagtacagtctgacagccagcctggcaaCATAGTAAGTATGGGCTAATGGAAATCTGAATTATGTACAATTCCTGCTGTGCTAATCAATGGGTGGTTTACAGAATTCACAAACTAAGATGTCTGTATACACGACATCTGAACAAGCAAATAGAGCTGGCAGATAAACAGATTGCTGTAAGTAAAAGGACTCTCCAGGATCTGGACCTTGGTATAGAAATCAAGAATAGAACACGGAGGAAACAGGATCTGGAGATCCAGAAACTAGAACAAGAAGTGACTTCaatccacactgtaagcacatCTGTAAAACTatgtattaatcatgtttttctttctctctcccaagttccaaactgacaagtgacagcactaaaataaaaagcttaagaagcattgtggtgttccctgtgtgatgaatgtaacctacactatgcaaagttattgGTTCAGTGAGGTTAGACGAATattgaggttatgaaaccaaagtaagctactataatatAAAATTAAACATTAAGCCTAATTACggagtaacacaaacaatcctttattagagaaggacaagacaatgaaatcactcatctgaaataattaatgtattggtctctgaccagcctgccattaatgtcatctggaaatatagctgcattgtcccactcaatctctagtgccactgctggacccctttccttCCTCAGACCGGCAATATTATGTAGGACCGTGGAGGCTACAGTgatgtcacaggccctgtctggggtgaccctcaggtggtggagacactgaaatcgtgacttgagaaggccaaatgccatctcaattcgggcccttgttcttgcatgggcaagatggtatccttgctgtgctgctgtctgagggtctgcaaggggagtgagaggttatgtctcacaggcataacccttgtctcccagcagaacgccagagaattcacctgagaatacgaaatgtaatcattacaactacacacaagtaaaacctttgacgcaattgtatttatcagtgaaatgtgtgtggcctaccttgtgatagtcgctgggaaatggtactggacctaaaaactcgggagtcatggacggacccaggccactttgcctccacattggtaatgatgcaggcagcatcacagatcatcagaaacaatgcagtgtttcctattcagtatacatttCATGCACAGACTACATTTGGGCTAGTTGACAGTAACTACATTTTTACCTGAACACtgatactgtggaaggattttctgttgacataaTCTCCCTCATGAGGGGTGCTTAATGcggatctgtgtgcagtccagtGCACCAATGACCttagggaaagctgtaacacaaaatagtctgagtatatcctgtgactgttgtaatgtaacacgtttttgtaatctgtaattcatgttacctgcaattTTGTAGAAATTCTTCTGTGGCCAGGTAGGGTAGtaaagatgtgtgccaaggacttcactgccaaacacacacttctgacacaacggcaaatagtgcctttatttagaattttggCATCTCCCActgcatataaaaacatgccgcTTGCAAAGAAACGCAGTGCCACACAGACCATCTGTGTGGCATGGCTTCGCGTTGTGCGGTGCTGAATTTTGGGACCCAGCAGTCTGCACAAATAacggattccatctccagtaaatcgaTATCTCTCATGCAGGTACTCGTCGGGAAAAGCTCATCATCACTAACTTCATTAAAATCACcgttgcaaattcatcaaccatttcaaaccatctaaactgcaatagtaggatttaaatcaaactcgaCACAGCAATAGTGAGAAGTAATgcatgttaataataataaagcagaacacattcagaagacaacggaacgactgttaaagacgtttatttcggatcagagcggcagctgatttaacacataagacttcaggattaatcttagcctggctgttagcctgctctggagcaggctagctgcaaagaataaatcgccatggttacttggctgggtttaattcaacctgcttttgtgcaaccaagtcaaagctaaattcATCCTGGATAACTTGAATATCCCAgcttaatcccttatcctggtattgtgcaacaggccccggATGATgaaactttgtttttgttatcctCTACGtgtgaaaacaatattttataaagGAACATTCATATGCagtaaattgttttaaaatatcataTGAGCTATGTTCGTTGAGTCAGACAAAAAGTTaaggagggacagtaaaaaTGTTTCGGCCCAGTaggtttcaaaaatgtttaacGTTGAGATCTGTTGTTCGTGGAACACTACATAATCTATAGCAATAACAGTGTCATccccgccctttctcttagcttaagatttctctccattccttaataggttttaagaggaaccCCTTAAAAGAGCTATAGCTAGAacttgtattgctgtttgtgaGGCCTCTTAGCGGTAAGATACAATtatttgtgaatacggcccctgatCAAGCCTTGGCTTGCCTAAAGTGGACAGCCTTTCCTGGCCAACAGGAGTTAAATACAGGACCAGGAAAGCATTGAAATAATTAGCAACTCATAATAAAACGCCGTGAAATATTGGTATTTCGTAGTTTTTAAATCACATGGCCCTCCCCCTCCCTAGATAAATCGAAAACCTCTACCggacatgatttaaaaataattacctTCCCATATCTTATTCAGGGTATTTCCTAGGTCTACATGAATTGTAAAGTGTCTGATATTATCAGTACAAATCTATAAAAAATTATTAGTCGTATCtgcatattacatttatttattttcatacaaatgtttaattgatacaattacaaacatttaatatcagGTCACATTATTACAACAGTAGCCCAAGTTCTGCAATAACTTAGAAacatagataaaaaaaatgtgctcCATTTCGTTCTACATACAGAAATATCTCCTATATGAATACATTATTTGGTATGAAATCcgtccaacacacacatactaaaataaataaatactttataaATGAATAATGTGTAAATCAAATTGATTTGTAAATAAATCTTTCCAAAGGCGCTCAATTGGCTAGTACTTCATGTTAAGACAATTCTTCGCAGGTGTGCGAGCACCACTCTCTTTATTTCTATCCAGGCTTTTCCGTTGAATTCCTGCAATTATTAACACACGTTAagttaaaataaacatgtatcAGAACATAATATCGACTATATCGCGATTTGGTGAGTCTTTATAAAAGAAATTGGCCAACTTACCTCGCCTTTCAAGTAATTCTTAAGgaatttaaagtgactgttcATCTTTTTGTTCGCTCTTTTAACAGACTTTGATAATGTAGGATTCATAGCCTTTATCTgttgaaacaaaacataaaatacgtTGTATTATGATAATATGATGACTAATTTAGGATGAAGTTTGCTTTATGGCACTAAAATTAAGACTTACGCATTGATATAGCTCCATGGTCTGACGACTGAGGTAATGGATAAACGTATCGATTCTTTCTGTTTCCAAGGTGGACTCATATTTACCACTGCTGTACAAATGCATTATAGCTTTCAGAGTTCGCGAAATGAAGACAATCTGGTCGTCTGCCTAGAAGGAAAGTGATTGTGTTAGTATTGGCTACGTGGTTGACGCTTTCATGTGAACTGGATATACAAAGGtgttaattggtttatttttctTACCTTTAAATTATCAAATTGTCTGTATAGCTTATTGGGCAACGAGATCAGAGGTTCACCGTCATCCTGAGatgataaacatttttttaaatatatagtaTTCATATTACTGTATACGTAAGacaatttaaattaaacatagcagaacatgaaaatatgagagaaacAAATTCACAAACATACTTTTTCCTGTAGCACCGTTATGGATTTGCTGATGAAACTTTTGAACATGCTCAACGACTTAGGTTGTGTCCTCATCCATGTGCATCCCATGGTTTCATTACAGCTGCATATCATCAGGACCAAACTCATACAAAGTCTGATTGAATACATTATAAGAAGTTACAGATCAAGTCTATCTTCTGATCGATCCTTTTCTCGAATTCTTGAGCACTGCCGTGAGATTCCACCTGTGTCTCCATATAAACACAAGGTGTTCTGAAAATGAATTGTGGAACTCCCGGCGAACTTGCGCTTTCCTACCTCAGTAGGCTACCTGAACTAAGCAGCAGGTCACCTGTAGGTTCCGCAAATTCCCACTACAACAATATCTGAATCTACTAATCAATTTAAGCATTCTATTTTGACACATTgttttgtaatattcgtctcaCTCAAGCAGAATAGGAGACATGCCTGTGGATAAAGGTTAAAGATTGCGTTTGTGTTGCGGATTCATTAGCGGGAGCTGATCACTTTGGTAAAATAATTGGTATTTGATAATAAAATTGCATAGCAAAACATAACTAAAAGTCaggaaaattatattatttacatgGAAATCCGTGAGTTCGCCCCTTGGATATCTGACTTTATTAAATGATGCAGTCTCAATTGCAAAATATCAAATTATTGTACATTGAACTCATTTTTTTGGCGTGTCctaaaaatgtaacttttttttattaagcagGACTGGTGTTAATTACCAGGAAATTAAtaattgaaaaaaagaaaagggacgTAGCCGTTTTTATATTCATAGTTTATtatagtaatatattttttagatcattgtaaaatagtttttcattGAAGATAATATTTATATCTTTAGgataacatttaataaatacatcatTACATTACACCAGGCACATCATTAGATCCATTTTACCTAATTTGCTCTCGGTGTAGATGACGAAATGTCAGTGATGAAAACATTTCGTTTAAGAAAGTGAAAGCGATACATTGTTTTGCTTTCCCAAACGAAAGCGATTTATGGTTTGTAATCATTGACGTCATCTTCTGCTGCATGCAGAGGCTGTAATGCGTGCGGTCTTTGCTACACAGTAACAATGGGCTTTAATCCGCGAGCTACTAGAAGACTCGaacgtaaaatgtattttaataggCCTAGAAACTGCGAGGACAACGTATTTGTATGACcttatttaaatagttttaatGAGAAATTATGATAGtggttcattaaaaaaaaactacaagcATGGCTACAATTCGTTGTCGCAAGGTGAAGAGACGGaattttcaatgctctttcaGTTTGTCCGCTTCACGTAACATGTTCTTATTCAGTCCGAAGGAAATCTCCTTATCCATGACATGTCATGTAAGGGAGGCTATAAAACGGAACATCGTTTAAAAATGTTCAGGCATTGACCAACGGACATGGCAGCTCATAACGTGACGTTTGTTGTACATCTGCTGTTTGCACTTGCTCTTTACCGGGCTGTATATGGCACATGCTGTGATGAAACgtattatattttcaaaactcGTCAGGTCGTCAATGATCTTGCCATGGTAGGTCAGTTTGTTTTACCTGTTACACATTGACACGGCAGACGAGATATGGCTTTGAATATGGGCTGTGATCTGAAGTTTAGACTTTATTCCAGCTCTAGTCACCTACTTTTCATTATTCCAAATGATTATTTGATAAAACATCCAATGGAACCATGGTGGTCTTTTTTGTCTTGGTAGGGGAGAAAACCGGTCTGTGTCCAAGAAGCGGCAAGGATAAGGGTCCATCGTCCAACGCTTTCATTAGAGGTGAAGCTTTTTGAGTGGCTACAAATTCAGTGTTAAGTCCCTTTCGGTGACATCGCTTCAAGGGACTTCATTGTGATTGCAGGTGGGGGAAAGGTTTTGGACACTGAGCCTCGTGTTTCACCTAGCCTGTGAGCTCTTCCAGCGAAACCTGACGCTTGTGAAATGGAACGTAAACCAACTCCGGGAGCTGCAAGAACTTCTTGCTCGACAAAATAGGACTTATTCTGCATGCGTACGTCCTCCTTCATTAAGTTATTTAATTTGTTAACCGTAGGTATGTGTTAGTTATTATAAAGAGCctgtgtatattattattattatgctaCATTTTCTGTTAGATGTAAttataaacatatatttgtCTATATCAGGTCAAAGACATTCGTTTGGGTCAAAGCCTGCCAAATGAAACTATCGTTAAGAAGTACTTCAAGCAGCTGGACGACTTTCTTTCACGTGAGGTGAAAGAAATCCAAGACACCCAAACTACTGAAAGGCTGACCTATTCagaagtgtttgtttttattcacccTAAACATTTTCGTTTCCTGTTTTGTACTTTCAGACTTTCAGCTTGTGCGCTTGGGAGGTCGTAAGATTTGAAATGGGGAGAATCCTGCGAGATTTTCATAAGAAATCCAATTCCAAGAAAACAAAATAcccatgttttgtaagtattttTGTTAAATTCTGAAACTCTAAATGCAGTGTTATGTTTGCTATTCTCCCCCCTTGCACACAACTGGTTACTGCTTAAATTGTGTTAGCAGTTTTATAAAATTATTTGTGGGAATCTGAAACCTTTAGACCTAATTAGGCTAAATCATGACAAATTTCTCTTTTTTCAGTGCAACAAGAAGAGTTTATTTACTTGCAGCAGGGAATTGTCTAGAAAAAATT
This is a stretch of genomic DNA from Esox lucius isolate fEsoLuc1 chromosome 11, fEsoLuc1.pri, whole genome shotgun sequence. It encodes these proteins:
- the LOC106024526 gene encoding interferon a3-like, producing the protein MYSIRLCMSLVLMICSCNETMGCTWMRTQPKSLSMFKSFISKSITVLQEKDDGEPLISLPNKLYRQFDDLKADDQIVFISRTLKAIMHLYSSGKYESTLETERIDTFIHYLSRQTMELDQCIKAMNPTLSKSVKRANKKMNSHFKFLKNYLKGEEFNGKAWIEIKRVVLAHLRRIVLT
- the LOC109616238 gene encoding interferon alpha-7-like, with amino-acid sequence MAAHNVTFVVHLLFALALYRAVYGTCCDETYYIFKTRQVVNDLAMGRKPVCVQEAARIRVHRPTLSLEVGERFWTLSLVFHLACELFQRNLTLVKWNVNQLRELQELLARQNRTYSACVKDIRLGQSLPNETIVKKYFKQLDDFLSRETFSLCAWEVVRFEMGRILRDFHKKSNSKKTKYPCFCNKKSLFTCSRELSRKN